A DNA window from Nyctibius grandis isolate bNycGra1 chromosome 25, bNycGra1.pri, whole genome shotgun sequence contains the following coding sequences:
- the TTC36 gene encoding tetratricopeptide repeat protein 36 isoform X2 → MATANDRAVLQTIFNPSTPFGDIPGLDEEEEDAVQDEGEAFTLELLEQVRDLELQGVSAAESGDVSTALERFGEAVRLLPERASAYNNRAQALRLRGDVAGALRDLDAAIRLSRGRGRAACQSFVQRGLIHRLQAREQEARRDFERAARLGSAFARRQLVLLNPYSALCNQMLCEMLGRLRNPGSTGSE, encoded by the exons ATGGCCACGGCGAACGACAGGGCCGTCCTGCAGACCATCTTTAACCCCAGCACCCCTTTCGGGGATATCCCGGGGctggacgaggaggaggaggacgccGTGCAGGACGAAG GGGAAGCCTTTacgctggagctgctggagcaggtgcGGGACCTGGAGCTGCAGGGGGTTTCTGCCGCCGAGTCGGGAGACGTGAGCACGGCGCTGGAGAGGTTCGGCGAGGCCGTCCGCCTGCTGCCCGAGCGCGCCTCGGCCTACAACAACCGGGCCCAGGCCCTGCGGCTGCGAGGGGACGTGGCAG GCGCCCTGCGGGACCTGGACGCGGCCATCCGCCTGAGCCGGGGCCGCGGCCGTGCCGCCTGCCAGAGCTTCGTGCAGCGCGGCCTGATCCACCGGCTGCAGGCTCGCGAGCAGGAGGCCCGGCGGGACTTCGAGCGAGCGGCGCGGCTGGGCAGTGCCTTCGCCCGGCggcagctggtgctgctgaACCCCTACTCGGCGCTCTGCAACCAGATGCTCTGCGAGATGCTGGGGCGGCTGCGCAACCCCGGCAGCACCGGGAGCGAGTGA
- the TTC36 gene encoding tetratricopeptide repeat protein 36 isoform X1, whose protein sequence is MATANDRAVLQTIFNPSTPFGDIPGLDEEEEDAVQDEGEAMLPQGGKGRRLDPGALPCACSHPGTGGCGVSWSRPRAPLCAAAGEAFTLELLEQVRDLELQGVSAAESGDVSTALERFGEAVRLLPERASAYNNRAQALRLRGDVAGALRDLDAAIRLSRGRGRAACQSFVQRGLIHRLQAREQEARRDFERAARLGSAFARRQLVLLNPYSALCNQMLCEMLGRLRNPGSTGSE, encoded by the exons ATGGCCACGGCGAACGACAGGGCCGTCCTGCAGACCATCTTTAACCCCAGCACCCCTTTCGGGGATATCCCGGGGctggacgaggaggaggaggacgccGTGCAGGACGAAGGTGAGGCAATGCTGCCACAGG ggggcaAGGGAAGGAGGCTGGACCCTGGCGCTCTGCCCTGCGCCTGTTCCCACCCtgggacggggggctgtggggtgtcCTGGTCCCGGCCAAGGGCTCCCCTTTGCGCTGCCGCAGGGGAAGCCTTTacgctggagctgctggagcaggtgcGGGACCTGGAGCTGCAGGGGGTTTCTGCCGCCGAGTCGGGAGACGTGAGCACGGCGCTGGAGAGGTTCGGCGAGGCCGTCCGCCTGCTGCCCGAGCGCGCCTCGGCCTACAACAACCGGGCCCAGGCCCTGCGGCTGCGAGGGGACGTGGCAG GCGCCCTGCGGGACCTGGACGCGGCCATCCGCCTGAGCCGGGGCCGCGGCCGTGCCGCCTGCCAGAGCTTCGTGCAGCGCGGCCTGATCCACCGGCTGCAGGCTCGCGAGCAGGAGGCCCGGCGGGACTTCGAGCGAGCGGCGCGGCTGGGCAGTGCCTTCGCCCGGCggcagctggtgctgctgaACCCCTACTCGGCGCTCTGCAACCAGATGCTCTGCGAGATGCTGGGGCGGCTGCGCAACCCCGGCAGCACCGGGAGCGAGTGA
- the TMEM25 gene encoding LOW QUALITY PROTEIN: transmembrane protein 25 (The sequence of the model RefSeq protein was modified relative to this genomic sequence to represent the inferred CDS: deleted 1 base in 1 codon), which yields MGCPGGWPGAALARLLLLLGLPALCSAGEAVVGAVTLLRQQDPAAALTHRGSPAGLGPLGPTIDGQPLAVCTLREEESRAFTCRAPRPAPGAALAWYLDGRKQEANCSAAGAASTLTLTARRTDHELNCSLVDTASGETHNASVLLDVQSTAGQHLSPVQTCLTCAPGEANPAPGCAARPQLLPVPPPRLTACVCCPDKPEILRADAHYREVEGAGLLLLLSVLVQANPPASVTWVDQDGLVMANASEFLLLGATRYPGLANHSLRVHLGGTAGNFSVSAANSVGVTTASLLPPGLLDTRVELPLLGVAIGAALALSALLSLGSCAACLACHRAEPVPGKGQAGGSSPLHQGSCVSSFEHPQPRAAHLLRQTRSLPPDLRLGDLAPEAGASPRAAGAGARRDESALPGLENPVVLSFIQLPGSGRIYKVPSVSSDEIWL from the exons ATGGGGTGTCCCGGGGGCTGGCCGGGGGCTGCCCTCGcccgcctgctgctgctgctcggtCTCCCGGCGCTCTGCTCGGCAGGTGAGGCTGTGGTGGGGGCTGTCACTCTGCTCCGGCAGCAGGACCCCGCTGCGGCTCTGACGCACCGGGGCTCtccggcagggctggggccgCTGGGCCCCACCATTGACGGGCAGCCGCTGGCAGTGTGCACGCTGCGGGAGGAGGAGAGCCGTGCCTTCACCTGCCGGGCCCCCCGGCCGGCCCCCGGCGCCGCGCTGGCGTGGTACCTCGACGGTCGGAAGCAGGAGGCAAACTGCTCGGCCGCGGGCGCTGCCAGCACCCTCACCCTCACCGCCCGGCGCACCGACCACGAGCTCAACTGCTCCCTGGTGGACACGGCCTCTGGGGAGACCCACAACGCCTCCGTCCTCCTCGACGTGCAGT CCACAGCAGGGCAGCACCTCAGTCCTGTGCAAACATGTCTGACTTGCGCCCCTGGCGAGGCAAatcctgctcctggctgtgccGCC cgtccccagctgctgcctgtccctCCTCCCCGTCTCACTGCCTGTGTTTGTTGCCCAGATAAGCCAGAGATCCTGCGGGCAGATGCTCACTACCGGGAGGTCGAGGGCGCCGggctcctcctgctgctctctgtgctgGTGCAAGCCAACCCACCCGCCAGCGTAACCTGGGTGGACCAGGACGGACTCGTGATGGCCAACGCCTCGGAGTTCCTCCTCCTGGGTGCCACGCGCTACCCGGGACTGGCCAACCACTCGCTCCGCGTCCACCTTGGCGGCACGGCTGGCAACTTCTCAGTCAGCGCTGCCAACAGCGTGGGCGTCACCAccgcctccctcctgcccccag GTCTGCTGGACACCCGTGTGGAGCTGCCCCTCCTGGGCGTTGCCATcggagcagccctggccctgaGCGCCCTGCTGAGCCTGGGCTCCTGTGCCGCCTGCCTGGCGTGCCACCGGGCTGAGCCGGTGCCTGGTAAGGGGCAAGCGGGAGGGAGCAGCCCGCTGCACCAGGGCTCCTGTGTCAGCAGCTTCGAGCACCCGCAGCCCCGGGCCGCGCATCTGCTCCGCCAGACCCGGTCCCTGCCGCCCGATCTGCGCCTCGGCGACCTCGCGCCAGAGGCCGGAG cttCCCCCAGGGCTGCGGGAGCTGGTGCCAGGAGAGATGAGAGCGCCCTGCCGGGGCTGGAGAACCCCGTGGTCCTCA GTTTCATCCAGCTCCCGGGGTCCGGGCGCATCTACAAAGTGCCCAGCGTGAGCAGCGACGAGATCTGGCTGTGA
- the IFT46 gene encoding intraflagellar transport protein 46 homolog, whose translation MAERRALETRLVENQPYDESLDLPEAEEAGGAAGWSTGARSPRAGSAGRPRGSRRPGLPGASGGAADRSSDEERSGGKEEAAARSAGPAALSEDEDDDEDSEEEDSSESDSEDDSEEHGAALEGDLDLADYDYLPVSSEIKELFEYIKRYTPKTIEIEHKLQPFIPDFIPAVGDIDAFLKVPRPDGKPDNLGLLVLDEPSTKQSDPTVLSLWLTENSKQHNITQQIKVKSLENAEKNPKAIESWIESISELHRCKPPATVHYTRPMPDIETLMQEWSPEFEELLGKVGLPTADMDCDLAEYIDMICAILDIPVYKSRIQPLHVLFSLYSEFKNSQHFKPLPDGKKGGSPPSNPPSQAADAEVLSFT comes from the exons ATGGCGGAGCGGCGGGCGCTGgag ACGCGCCTGGTCGAGAACCAGCCGTACGACGAGAGCCTGGACCTGCCGGAGGCCGAggaggcgggcggcgcggcggggtgGTCTACCGGGGCCCGATCGCCgcgggcggggagcgcgggccgcccccggggctcccgccggccggggctgcccggggccaGCGGCGGCGCGGCCGATCGCAGCAGCGACGAGGAGCGCAGCGGCGGCAAG gaggaggcggcggcccGCTCGGCCGGTCCTGCCGCCCTCAGCGAGGACGAGGACGACGATGAGGACTCGGAGGAGGAGGATTCCTCGGAGAGTGACTCGGAGGACGACTCAGAGGAGCACGGGGCTGCGCTGGAGGG TGACCTCGATCTAGCAGATTATGACTACCTGCCAGTATCTTCTGAAATCAAAGAACTCTTCGAGTACATCAAGAG GTACACTCCCAAAACAATAGAGATCGAGCACAAACTGCAGCCTTTTATCCCAGACTTTATTCCCGCCGTGGGCGACATTGACGCGTTCTTAAAG GTTCCCCGTCCCGACGGCAAGCCCGATAACCTCGGCCTGCTGGTCCTGGACGAGCCGTCGACCAAGCAGTCGGATCCCACCGTGCTCTCCCTTTGGCTGACGGAGAACTCCAAGCAGCACAACATCACA CAGCAGATAAAAGTGAAGAGCTTGGAGAACGCGGAGAAGAACCCCAAAGCCATTGAGAGCTGGATCGAAAGCATCAGCGAGCTGCACCGCTGCAAGCCCCCCGCCACGGTGCATTACACCAG GCCAATGCCCGACATCGAGACCCTGATGCAGGAATGGTCACCAGAATTTGAGGAGCTCTTGGGAAAG GTGGGCCTCCCGACTGCAGACATGGACTGTGACCTGGCCGAGTACATCGACATGATCTGTG CCATCCTGGACATCCCCGTGTACAAGAGTCGGATCCAGCCTCTGCACGTCCTCTTCTCCCTCTACTCGGAGTTCAAGAACTCGCAG CATTTCAAGCCCCTGCCTGACGGGAAGAAGGGCGGGAGCCCGCCATCCAACCCACCCTCACAGGCGGCAGACGCAGAAGTGTTGAGCTTTACCTAA
- the ARCN1 gene encoding coatomer subunit delta encodes MVLLAAAVCTKAGKAIVSRQFVEMTRTRIEGLLAAFPKLMNTGKQHTFVETESVRYVYQPMEKLYMVLITTKNSNILEDLETLRLFSRVIPEYCRALEENEISEHCFDLIFAFDEIVALGYRENVNLAQIRTFTEMDSHEEKVFRAVRETQEREAKAEMRRKAKELQQARRDAERQGKKAPGFGGFGSSAVSGGTTAAMITETIVETEKPKVAPAPARPSGPSKALKLGAKGKEVDNFVDKLKSEGENIMTAVGKRSTEAAKVLAPPVNMESVHMKIEEKISLTCGRDGGLQNMELHGMIMLHISDEKFARIRLHVENEDKRGVQLQTHPNVDKKLFTAESQIGLKNPEKSFPINSDVGVLKWRLQTTEESFIPLTINCWPSESGNSCDVNIEYELQEESLELNDVVITIPLPSGVGAPVIGEIDGEYRHDSRRNLLEWCLPVIDAKNKSGSLEFSIAGQPNDFFPVQVSFISKKNYCNIQVTKVTQVDGNSPVRFSTETTFLVDKYEIL; translated from the exons atg GTGCTGTTGGCAGCAGCCGTCTGCACAAAGGCGGGGAAGGCCATCGTCTCCCGGCAGTTCGTGGAGATGACCCGGACCCGCATCGAGGGGCTGCTGGCGGCTTTCCCCAAGCTGATGAACACGGGGAAGCAGCACACCTTTGTGGAAACGGAGAGCGTGCGGTACGTCTATCAGCCGATGGAGAAGCTCTACATGGTGCTGATCACCACCAAGAACAGCAACATCCTGGAAGACCTAGAAACACTCCGACTGTTCTCCAGAGTG ATCCCTGAATATTGTCGAGCTCTGGAGGAGAATGAGATCTCCGAACACTGCTTCGACCTGATTTTTGCCTTTGATGAAATTGTTGCCCTGGGCTACCGTGAGAACGTAAATCTGGCGCAAATTCGGACCTTCACTGAGATGGACTCGCATGAAGAAAAGGTGTTCCGAGCTGTCAGAGAG ACTCAGGAGCGCGAAGCAAAAGCCGAGATGCGCCGTAAAGCgaaggagctgcagcaggcCCGGAGGGACGCGGAGAGACAGGGCAAAAAGGCACCCGGCTTTGGTGGCTTTGGTAGCTCGGCCGTGTCTGGGGGCACAACGGCAGCCATGATCACAGAGACCATCGTTGAAACGGAGAAGCCCAAGGTGGCACCAGCGCCTGCCAG GCCTTCAGGTCCCAGTAAAGCCTTGAAGCTTGGCGCCAAGGGGAAGGAGGTGGACAACTTTGTGGACAAGCTGAAATCGGAAGGAGAAAATATCATGACTGCGGTAGGCAAGCGCTCTACGGAGGCAGCCAAAGTCCTTGCTCCTCCTGTTAACATGGAGAG TGTGCACATGAAAATAGAGGAGAAAATTTCCCTGACTTGCGGCCGTGACGGAGGGTTGCAGAACATGGAGCTGCACGGCATGATCATGCTGCACATTTCCGATGAGAAGTTCGCGCGGATCCGCCTGCACGtagaaaatgaagacaagagGGGAGTGCAGCTACAG ACTCACCCAAACGTGGACAAGAAGCTCTTCACTGCGGAATCGCAGATTGGTTTGAAGAACCCAGAGAAGTCATTCCCTATTAACAGCGACGTGGGCGTGCTGAAGTGGAGGTTGCAGACCACGGAAGAGTCCTTCATTCCATTGACAA TTAACTGCTGGCCATCAGAAAGCGGGAACAGTTGTGACGTTAACATTGAATACGAGCTGCAAGAGGAGAGCCTAGAGCTGAACGACGTGGTCATCACCATCCCCTTGCC GTCTGGTGTTGGCGCCCCAGTGATTGGGGAGATTGATGGTGAGTACCGCCACGACAGCCGGAGAAACCTCCTCGAGTGGTGCCTGCCAGTGATAGATGCCAAAAACAAGAGCGGCAGCCTGGAGTTCAGCATAGCCGGGCAGCCAAATGACTTCTTCCCAGTGCAAGTCTCCTTCATCTCCAAAAAGAACTATTGCAACATACAG GTTACCAAAGTGACCCAGGTAGACGGGAACAGCCCTGTAAGGTTTTCTACTGAAACCACCTTCCTGGTGGACAAGTACGAAATCCTGTAA